A single window of Meiothermus sp. DNA harbors:
- a CDS encoding heme exporter protein CcmB — MQRIFWLAWRDLVLEFRGRTGILSAVFFLAVMLFILAMAFGPNPQNLQKAAPGVLWVALAFAGSLLAGRAFGLEVEDGTLDDLLLTPGSREWIYFGKLLFQFVLLLFVGLALLVLTAGLFYLPLQNWGWFMLVLVLGSLGYAAISTFYAGMLARLRGREVLLPLLLFPLVIPVVLAAVRFTQGLAEGVPVAELLDWLRLLLVFDVIYVTVCAMVFPYMLEG; from the coding sequence GTGCAGCGGATTTTCTGGCTGGCCTGGCGCGATCTGGTGTTGGAGTTTCGGGGTCGCACCGGCATCTTGTCGGCCGTATTTTTCTTGGCGGTGATGCTCTTTATCCTGGCCATGGCCTTTGGCCCCAACCCCCAGAACCTACAAAAGGCGGCGCCGGGGGTGCTGTGGGTCGCGCTGGCCTTTGCGGGCAGCTTGCTGGCCGGACGGGCGTTTGGCCTCGAGGTCGAGGATGGCACCCTCGACGACCTGCTCCTTACCCCGGGCAGCCGGGAGTGGATTTACTTTGGGAAGCTCTTGTTTCAGTTCGTTCTGTTGCTTTTTGTGGGGCTGGCCTTGCTGGTGCTGACCGCCGGGCTTTTTTACTTACCCTTGCAAAACTGGGGCTGGTTCATGCTGGTGCTGGTGCTGGGCTCCCTGGGTTATGCGGCCATCTCCACCTTTTACGCCGGGATGCTGGCCCGCCTGCGGGGGCGGGAGGTGCTTCTGCCGCTGTTGCTTTTCCCCCTGGTGATCCCGGTGGTGCTGGCTGCGGTGCGCTTTACCCAAGGGCTTGCAGAGGGCGTTCCGGTGGCCGAGCTGTTGGACTGGCTGCGCTTGTTGCTGGTTTTTGATGTGATTTACGTGACGGTGTGCGCGATGGTTTTTCCGTACATGCTCGAGGGCTAA
- a CDS encoding heme lyase CcmF/NrfE family subunit — MTPGLLGGIALVAALIFSLLGLVLATLAHTLWDGRYLEAAKRLSALSLLAALVSFGALEWAILTNDFSVSYVANHSSANNPLWVKLVTPWAALEGSILLWALLQTAYTWLVSLRAGQSLDVWRAPVALGTLFAVQAFFFAVMVFVAHPFDAVPNPPPDGRGTNPLLQNHWMMAVHPVLMYLGFVGLSVPFAYAVAAMVAKRFQSWIFETRWWTLVAWGFLTAAIFTGKWWSYEILGWGGYWAWDPVENASIIPWLLATAFLHTAQVQERKGLFKAWNFAFITLAFAATVFGTFLTRSGVIQSVHAFASGPVGAWFLLFLLGVMAGGLGLLARVSAEVREAGEVRWKSREGALLAGALFFGTFAFVVVLGTLWPLVVEIVSGAKVSVGAPFFNQVSVPLGIFMLLLMGIGPVLPWRNTNAQVVRHLSAMLVALGVGTLLGFGLGLTLGVSLAIGLFAYNLTAIWLMVAQGVRERARSLGISAGQALVELASSHKRRFGSHIVHFGIALAALTIAFSQTYRVTEQKTLQVGETWQTRGLQVRLLSIQAREEANRFAAIAPIEVRSTGREGWGADGRYETRLNFYPQMGSPLATPVVKYSLYNDYYFVLMQFDQEKGQWATLKLIVTPMVWWLWVSGLIIVLGTLYILWPSGARVTSRQMAPTAGD; from the coding sequence ATGACGCCGGGGCTGTTGGGCGGTATTGCCCTTGTGGCGGCCCTGATTTTTTCGCTGTTGGGCCTGGTTTTGGCGACACTGGCCCACACCCTGTGGGATGGGCGCTACCTCGAGGCGGCCAAGCGCCTCTCGGCCCTCTCCTTGCTGGCCGCACTGGTGAGTTTTGGGGCGCTCGAGTGGGCCATCCTGACCAACGACTTTAGCGTCTCCTACGTGGCCAACCACAGCTCCGCCAACAACCCCCTGTGGGTCAAGCTGGTCACGCCCTGGGCGGCGCTGGAGGGCTCCATTCTGCTGTGGGCCCTGCTCCAGACCGCCTACACCTGGCTGGTGAGCCTGCGGGCGGGTCAGAGCCTGGACGTCTGGCGGGCCCCGGTGGCACTGGGAACGCTGTTTGCCGTACAGGCCTTCTTCTTTGCGGTGATGGTCTTTGTGGCCCATCCCTTCGATGCCGTGCCCAACCCACCCCCCGATGGCCGGGGCACCAATCCGCTTCTGCAAAACCACTGGATGATGGCGGTGCACCCGGTCTTGATGTACCTGGGTTTTGTGGGACTCTCGGTGCCGTTTGCCTATGCAGTGGCGGCCATGGTGGCCAAGCGCTTCCAGAGCTGGATTTTCGAGACCCGATGGTGGACCTTGGTGGCCTGGGGTTTCCTGACCGCCGCCATCTTCACCGGCAAATGGTGGAGCTACGAGATTCTGGGCTGGGGCGGCTATTGGGCCTGGGATCCGGTCGAGAACGCCTCCATCATCCCCTGGCTGCTGGCTACGGCCTTCTTGCACACCGCCCAGGTGCAAGAGCGCAAGGGGCTTTTCAAGGCCTGGAACTTCGCCTTCATCACCCTGGCCTTCGCGGCTACGGTGTTTGGCACCTTCCTGACCCGCTCCGGGGTGATCCAGTCGGTGCATGCCTTTGCCAGTGGGCCGGTGGGGGCCTGGTTCTTGCTGTTTTTGCTGGGCGTGATGGCAGGGGGGCTGGGGCTTTTGGCCCGGGTTTCCGCCGAAGTGCGCGAGGCCGGCGAGGTGCGCTGGAAAAGCCGCGAGGGGGCCTTGTTGGCCGGGGCTTTGTTCTTTGGCACCTTTGCCTTTGTGGTGGTGCTGGGCACCTTGTGGCCGCTGGTGGTGGAAATTGTGAGTGGGGCCAAGGTCTCGGTGGGGGCCCCCTTCTTCAACCAGGTTTCCGTTCCCCTGGGCATCTTCATGCTGCTCCTGATGGGCATTGGGCCGGTTTTGCCCTGGCGGAATACCAACGCCCAGGTAGTGCGGCACCTCTCGGCCATGCTCGTGGCCCTGGGGGTGGGTACCCTGCTGGGCTTTGGACTGGGCCTGACCCTGGGGGTCTCGCTGGCCATTGGGCTTTTTGCCTACAACCTGACCGCCATCTGGCTGATGGTGGCCCAGGGCGTGCGCGAGCGGGCCCGCTCGCTGGGAATCTCGGCGGGGCAAGCCCTGGTGGAACTGGCCTCGAGCCACAAACGTCGCTTTGGCTCGCACATCGTGCACTTCGGCATTGCCCTGGCTGCCCTGACCATCGCCTTTAGCCAGACCTACCGGGTCACCGAACAAAAGACCCTCCAGGTCGGCGAGACCTGGCAGACCCGGGGGCTCCAGGTGCGCCTGCTTTCGATCCAGGCCCGGGAAGAGGCCAACCGCTTTGCCGCCATTGCCCCCATCGAGGTGCGTTCGACCGGGCGCGAGGGCTGGGGGGCGGACGGCCGCTATGAGACCCGGCTCAACTTCTACCCCCAGATGGGCTCGCCGCTGGCCACCCCGGTGGTCAAATACTCGCTCTACAACGACTACTACTTCGTTTTGATGCAGTTCGACCAGGAAAAAGGTCAGTGGGCAACCCTCAAGCTGATCGTGACCCCTATGGTCTGGTGGCTGTGGGTATCGGGCCTGATTATTGTGTTGGGGACGCTGTATATTCTCTGGCCCAGCGGGGCTAGGGTGACCAGCCGCCAGATGGCCCCTACGGCAGGAGACTGA
- a CDS encoding cytochrome c-type biogenesis protein, protein MGLWLAAVSFAQPTPNTPPPDFPPRVFEIARELRCPVCQGESAAESNAGIAVEMRRIIAEQLAQGKSETEIRQFFVERYGDWILYEPPARGPTLWVWLSPLIGLALLGLGLWQYTKRVRAQAQAPIGDVSEEEIARLEAELQTPGKS, encoded by the coding sequence TTGGGCCTTTGGCTTGCGGCAGTTTCGTTCGCTCAGCCTACCCCCAACACCCCACCCCCCGACTTCCCGCCCAGGGTCTTTGAAATTGCCCGCGAGCTGCGCTGCCCGGTCTGCCAGGGGGAGTCGGCGGCGGAGTCCAATGCGGGCATTGCGGTAGAGATGCGCCGGATTATTGCCGAGCAGCTAGCCCAGGGCAAGAGTGAGACCGAGATCCGGCAGTTTTTTGTGGAGCGCTACGGCGACTGGATTCTGTACGAGCCGCCCGCCCGGGGCCCGACGCTGTGGGTCTGGCTCTCGCCCCTGATTGGTCTGGCGTTGCTGGGGCTGGGGCTGTGGCAGTACACCAAACGAGTCAGGGCCCAGGCTCAAGCGCCCATCGGCGACGTTTCCGAAGAAGAAATTGCCCGCCTCGAGGCCGAGCTACAAACCCCAGGAAAATCATGA
- a CDS encoding MOSC domain-containing protein: MPKVLSLHAGQGSTLPKPAIAQARLVEGQGLEGDRHFGKHPDRAVLVAGRSSYERAALAGIQLPLGALGENILLDFDPHLLGPGAQLEVGETLLELSGVCTVCNSLSVFDLRLPKVLLGRRGLYARVLRGGVVRLGDAVRVRTPQTT, from the coding sequence ATGCCAAAAGTCCTCTCTCTTCACGCAGGCCAGGGCAGCACCCTGCCCAAGCCTGCCATCGCCCAGGCCAGGCTGGTCGAGGGCCAGGGTCTGGAGGGAGACCGCCACTTTGGCAAACACCCCGACCGGGCTGTGTTGGTAGCGGGGCGCTCGAGCTACGAGCGGGCGGCTTTAGCCGGAATCCAACTGCCTTTGGGTGCCCTGGGCGAAAACATCCTGCTAGACTTTGACCCCCACCTGCTCGGCCCGGGGGCGCAGCTTGAGGTAGGGGAGACGCTGCTGGAGCTGAGCGGGGTTTGTACCGTATGCAACTCGCTTTCAGTCTTCGACCTGCGCCTGCCCAAGGTGCTACTGGGCCGGCGGGGCCTGTATGCCCGGGTGCTCCGGGGCGGGGTGGTGCGGTTGGGCGATGCGGTGCGCGTGCGAACCCCGCAAACCACCTAG
- a CDS encoding ATP-binding cassette domain-containing protein translates to MMEPMLIEAQSVAKRYGRDWVLRGLDFRLAKHEAVALVGPNGVGKTTLLRVLAGLVRPTQGTVRLEGRVGFLANPPAFHRHFTGAENLHYALRLDGRADDRAQIRLALEQVGLPHDKPVLGYSSGMKKRLAMARLRLQNPDIWLLDEPEAALDAQGRSLLEDLVSFARASGGGGDCDP, encoded by the coding sequence ATGATGGAACCGATGCTGATTGAGGCCCAATCCGTTGCCAAACGCTACGGCCGGGACTGGGTGCTGCGCGGCCTGGACTTCCGGCTGGCCAAGCACGAAGCGGTGGCCCTGGTAGGGCCCAACGGGGTGGGCAAGACCACCTTGCTACGGGTGTTGGCCGGGCTGGTGCGGCCTACCCAGGGCACCGTCCGGCTCGAGGGAAGGGTGGGTTTTCTGGCCAATCCCCCGGCGTTTCACCGACACTTTACCGGCGCCGAAAACCTGCACTATGCCCTGCGACTCGATGGGCGGGCCGATGATCGCGCCCAGATTCGCCTGGCCCTGGAGCAAGTGGGGCTCCCCCACGATAAGCCGGTGCTGGGCTACAGCAGCGGCATGAAAAAGCGTCTGGCCATGGCCCGATTGCGCTTGCAAAACCCGGACATCTGGCTGCTGGACGAACCCGAAGCCGCCCTGGATGCGCAGGGGCGGAGCCTGCTGGAAGACCTGGTGAGCTTTGCCAGGGCTTCCGGGGGGGGTGGTGATTGCGACCCATGA
- the ccsA gene encoding cytochrome c biogenesis protein CcsA, translated as MQLARSNPTNRLDGLTLGILGLGLLGAGVGFFLAITAPPDQSQGFVARIFHLHVPMAWMAYVASFAALGYSVAYLIRRKAHHDRVAAAVVEVGLIFMALALLTGMLWARPTWGVYWDWEPRLTTTAILFAIYVGYVVVRGAIEDPELRAKAAAGVAILGSINVPISYMSVKWWRSLHQTQSIDLTTGKINVDATILIPMLVNLAAFTLLFIGLVRLRSLIAAREAAKEEV; from the coding sequence ATGCAGCTTGCACGTTCTAACCCAACCAACCGACTCGACGGCCTGACCCTGGGCATTCTGGGGCTGGGCCTGCTGGGCGCAGGGGTGGGGTTTTTCCTGGCCATTACCGCCCCCCCCGACCAGAGCCAGGGTTTTGTGGCCCGAATCTTTCATCTCCATGTACCCATGGCCTGGATGGCCTACGTGGCTAGTTTTGCCGCGCTGGGCTACTCGGTGGCCTATCTAATCCGCCGCAAAGCTCACCACGACCGGGTGGCCGCGGCGGTGGTGGAGGTGGGCCTGATCTTCATGGCCCTGGCCCTGCTCACCGGGATGCTCTGGGCCCGGCCCACCTGGGGGGTGTACTGGGACTGGGAGCCCCGCCTGACCACCACCGCCATTCTGTTTGCTATCTATGTGGGGTATGTGGTGGTGCGGGGGGCCATCGAAGACCCCGAGCTGCGGGCCAAGGCCGCTGCGGGGGTGGCCATTTTGGGTTCCATCAACGTGCCCATCAGCTACATGTCGGTGAAGTGGTGGCGCAGCCTGCACCAGACCCAGTCCATCGACCTCACCACCGGCAAAATTAACGTAGACGCGACCATCCTCATACCCATGTTGGTCAACCTGGCGGCCTTCACGCTGCTATTTATCGGTTTGGTGCGACTGCGGAGCCTCATTGCGGCCCGCGAGGCGGCCAAAGAAGAGGTGTAA
- a CDS encoding c-type cytochrome — translation MRKQSYWVFASIALSGLIWAVAQTQLPEGPGKSLVEQKCAICHGLEVTVNQRLSATDWDFLVGQMINNGAPVSPEERKVIVEYLATNFGPSSSSAQQAPAASASAQAYAACQGCHQANGAGVPGAFPPLVKHVADILNTKGGREYLPLVIVNGLQGSIRVGGVNYSTPMPGFSSLSDAQLVAVLNYIATAWGNDKLLKDFKPYTESEIKGLRKQLSPQQVLAERAKLSLP, via the coding sequence ATGAGGAAGCAAAGTTACTGGGTTTTTGCAAGTATTGCGCTGAGTGGATTAATCTGGGCCGTTGCACAAACCCAGCTACCAGAAGGGCCTGGCAAAAGCCTGGTGGAACAGAAGTGTGCGATCTGCCATGGCCTGGAAGTAACGGTTAATCAGCGCTTAAGTGCGACCGACTGGGATTTCCTGGTTGGGCAGATGATCAACAACGGTGCGCCGGTGAGTCCGGAGGAACGCAAGGTTATAGTAGAGTACCTGGCTACCAATTTTGGCCCTTCCAGCAGCTCGGCGCAACAAGCTCCGGCTGCCAGTGCCAGCGCACAGGCCTATGCCGCTTGCCAGGGTTGCCACCAAGCGAACGGTGCGGGGGTACCGGGGGCTTTTCCTCCCCTGGTCAAGCACGTTGCCGATATTCTCAATACCAAAGGGGGGCGTGAGTACCTGCCTCTGGTCATCGTCAATGGGCTTCAGGGTTCGATTCGGGTGGGCGGCGTTAACTACAGCACCCCCATGCCCGGCTTTTCCAGCCTGAGCGACGCTCAACTGGTGGCAGTCCTGAACTACATTGCTACCGCCTGGGGCAACGACAAGCTACTCAAGGATTTCAAGCCATATACCGAAAGCGAGATCAAAGGCTTGCGCAAACAGCTCTCGCCGCAGCAAGTGCTCGCCGAACGGGCCAAGCTCAGCCTTCCTTGA
- a CDS encoding TlpA family protein disulfide reductase translates to MQRPNPNELKSVLVGKPAPSFSLPLLEPYRAQYGPQMGVGEGLNKPVLLNIWASWCIPCRTEAPLLERYHQQYKDRVLILGVNVQDKESEALKFVQQYGLTFPSVYDGRGRIGIEYGYYGVPETFVIDRNGIVRARHAGELSEAQLQGYLRQVLQ, encoded by the coding sequence ATGCAGCGCCCCAATCCGAACGAGCTCAAGTCGGTACTGGTAGGCAAGCCGGCGCCCAGCTTTAGCCTGCCGCTATTGGAGCCCTACCGGGCCCAGTACGGCCCCCAGATGGGGGTGGGAGAGGGCCTGAACAAGCCGGTTCTGCTCAATATCTGGGCCAGTTGGTGCATCCCCTGCCGCACCGAGGCCCCGCTGCTCGAGCGCTATCACCAACAGTACAAAGACCGGGTGCTGATTCTGGGGGTCAACGTCCAGGACAAGGAAAGCGAGGCCCTGAAATTCGTGCAGCAGTACGGCCTGACCTTTCCCAGCGTTTACGATGGCCGGGGCCGCATCGGCATCGAGTACGGCTACTATGGCGTACCCGAGACCTTTGTGATCGACCGAAACGGCATTGTGCGGGCCCGCCACGCCGGGGAGTTGAGCGAGGCTCAGTTGCAGGGTTATCTGAGGCAGGTGTTGCAGTGA
- the ccmE gene encoding cytochrome c maturation protein CcmE, which translates to MKPKYIIGLVVLAGALAYLIFGGLGQNLVYFITPSEYFQQVDRYQNRPVRLGGLVKQGSLDYNPQTLELRFVVTDGVKEIPIRSSGATPPALFGENRGVVVEGRFQGETFVSQNLLVKHSETYQAPKEGWTPEQVRKLIEETQ; encoded by the coding sequence ATGAAGCCCAAATACATCATCGGACTGGTGGTGCTGGCCGGGGCCCTGGCCTACCTGATTTTTGGTGGTCTGGGTCAGAACCTGGTCTACTTCATCACCCCCAGCGAGTACTTCCAGCAAGTAGACCGCTACCAAAACCGCCCGGTGCGCCTGGGGGGGCTGGTCAAGCAGGGGTCGCTGGACTACAACCCCCAAACTTTGGAACTGCGCTTTGTGGTGACCGATGGGGTCAAGGAGATTCCCATCAGGTCTTCAGGCGCTACCCCCCCGGCCCTCTTCGGCGAAAACCGGGGGGTGGTGGTGGAGGGCAGGTTCCAGGGTGAGACCTTTGTGAGCCAGAACCTGCTGGTCAAGCACTCTGAAACCTACCAGGCCCCCAAAGAGGGGTGGACGCCCGAACAGGTGCGCAAGCTGATCGAGGAGACCCAGTGA
- a CDS encoding Rieske 2Fe-2S domain-containing protein, with protein sequence MDEPNLQNLRRLNRRDLLWIIPSAVTAGFFGWLAWRTYSIHFTKTGVAEPVWREGPRVQAAVLGELDAHWQFKYFEYVYQGSPLKAVVFRLSEPVVGGLTVGEAHFLALSRICTHQGCVVNYVDNPELGSIAYNYRTDHPFLGCPCHFGAYEPLQGGKAVYGPPRFPLPRLRLEEENGVLYATGYEIPFRPLEPG encoded by the coding sequence ATGGACGAGCCCAACCTGCAAAACCTTCGCCGCCTTAACCGCCGAGACCTGCTGTGGATTATTCCCAGCGCCGTCACCGCAGGCTTTTTTGGCTGGTTGGCCTGGCGCACCTACTCCATTCACTTCACCAAAACCGGGGTCGCCGAACCGGTCTGGCGCGAAGGCCCGCGGGTGCAGGCCGCCGTGCTGGGCGAACTGGACGCCCACTGGCAGTTCAAATATTTCGAGTACGTATACCAGGGTAGCCCCCTCAAGGCGGTGGTGTTTCGCCTTTCGGAGCCGGTGGTGGGGGGTCTGACGGTGGGGGAGGCCCACTTCCTGGCCCTGTCACGCATCTGCACCCACCAGGGCTGTGTGGTGAACTATGTAGACAACCCCGAGCTGGGCTCCATTGCCTACAACTACCGCACCGACCATCCCTTCTTGGGCTGCCCCTGCCACTTTGGCGCATACGAGCCTTTGCAGGGGGGTAAGGCGGTGTATGGCCCGCCGCGTTTTCCCCTGCCCCGGCTGCGGCTGGAAGAAGAGAACGGCGTCCTGTACGCCACCGGCTACGAAATTCCCTTCCGGCCCCTCGAGCCAGGCTAG
- a CDS encoding sulfite oxidase, giving the protein MQEQEKEVLLQESMDRRKFLRLSGAAATMVGVFPSVFQFAQAQTPTADALVAGKDPGLIVRNANPIELETPVTLLRQHRFTPKNIMYIRNNQPVPPGMANTTDPPKVDDWIVEVTGLVDKPLTLRLSQLKNLPATEFEMVLQCSGNGRSFFSKYARASGAQWERGSLANVRWKGVKLATLLQDAGIKAEARFLTAEGADQPASATAADIERSIPLADVLANAILAYEMNGEPLPTVHGGPLRLVIPGYYGINNIKWVNKLRLEAAPSNNNTMIPRYRVPNNPIAVGSSFQFTLENSRPNWKQNVKAIIFSPTEGEAVSGIIEVRGAAWNDGAAPITSVEVSTNGGRSWQTANLEKPSSPYGWYLWRLRVLVAAGDTEVWARATDALGRSQPIDGAIFWNPNGYEWNAVDKVKIKVG; this is encoded by the coding sequence ATGCAAGAGCAAGAGAAGGAAGTTTTGTTGCAGGAAAGCATGGATCGGCGTAAGTTTTTGCGGCTCTCGGGTGCTGCGGCTACCATGGTGGGGGTATTCCCAAGCGTGTTTCAGTTTGCCCAGGCCCAGACACCCACAGCCGATGCTTTGGTGGCTGGGAAAGACCCCGGCTTGATTGTACGCAATGCCAATCCCATCGAGCTCGAGACCCCGGTCACCCTGCTGCGGCAACACCGCTTCACCCCCAAGAACATCATGTATATCCGCAACAACCAGCCGGTGCCTCCGGGAATGGCCAACACGACCGACCCCCCAAAAGTGGACGACTGGATCGTAGAGGTAACCGGGCTGGTGGATAAACCCCTTACCCTGCGCCTCTCGCAGCTCAAAAACCTGCCTGCAACAGAGTTCGAGATGGTGCTGCAATGCTCCGGGAATGGGCGCAGCTTCTTCTCTAAGTATGCGCGGGCCAGCGGTGCCCAGTGGGAGCGGGGTAGCTTGGCCAACGTGCGCTGGAAAGGGGTTAAGCTGGCAACGCTGCTCCAGGACGCGGGTATCAAGGCCGAAGCCCGTTTCCTTACAGCTGAAGGCGCCGACCAGCCCGCCTCTGCCACGGCCGCCGACATCGAACGCAGCATTCCCTTGGCGGATGTGCTGGCCAACGCTATTTTGGCCTATGAGATGAACGGGGAACCCCTCCCCACGGTGCATGGTGGGCCGCTGCGCCTGGTCATACCCGGTTACTATGGCATCAACAACATCAAGTGGGTGAATAAGCTGCGCCTCGAGGCCGCTCCTTCCAACAACAACACCATGATTCCGCGCTACCGCGTCCCCAACAATCCCATTGCGGTTGGCAGCAGTTTCCAGTTCACGCTCGAGAACAGCCGCCCCAACTGGAAGCAAAATGTAAAGGCCATCATCTTTAGTCCTACCGAAGGCGAAGCGGTAAGTGGCATTATCGAGGTCAGGGGAGCTGCTTGGAACGATGGCGCAGCCCCGATCACCTCGGTAGAGGTTTCGACCAACGGCGGGCGAAGCTGGCAAACTGCCAACCTGGAAAAGCCTTCCTCGCCCTATGGGTGGTACCTCTGGCGCCTGCGGGTGCTGGTAGCAGCCGGCGACACCGAGGTTTGGGCCAGGGCCACCGATGCGCTAGGACGCAGTCAGCCCATCGATGGTGCAATTTTCTGGAACCCCAACGGCTACGAATGGAACGCTGTGGATAAAGTAAAAATCAAAGTCGGCTGA
- the tyrS gene encoding tyrosine--tRNA ligase, whose protein sequence is MTAEEAFNLLRTGAVEILPQEDLLKKLRSGKKLVVKLGLDPTRPDIHIGHAVVLRKMRQFQELGHKVVLIIGDFTAMIGDPSGRSKTRPPLTLEETRANAKSYVEQVGKILITDDPARFELRYNSEWLENLSFKEVIKLASLLTVAQMLEREDFKKRYTEGVPISIHEFLYPFAQGYDSVPIACDVEMGGTDQKFNLLVGREVQEAYGLEKQVAFIMPLLVGGDGQKMSKSYDNYIGITEEPSEIFRKLMKIEDRYLQTYLELCTDLNPEEIKALLEQGGPVGAHRVLARLLTGAYAAPRIPSRLDRPLYESLGYRWEAFGQDQGGQNPVVQHAEDRYYEIAHGGIPDEMPEVSVPLDDLHEGKIAVAKLFTLAGLTASNGEARRLIEQKGLRLEGTVLSDPKMEVALTRPLVLQRGKDRFVRVKPA, encoded by the coding sequence ATGACGGCTGAGGAAGCATTCAACTTACTGCGCACCGGAGCGGTGGAGATCCTCCCCCAGGAAGACCTGCTCAAAAAGCTACGGTCGGGCAAAAAACTGGTGGTCAAGCTGGGGCTCGACCCCACCCGTCCCGACATTCACATCGGCCATGCGGTGGTGCTGCGCAAAATGCGGCAGTTTCAGGAGTTAGGCCATAAGGTGGTTCTCATCATCGGCGACTTTACCGCCATGATCGGCGACCCCTCGGGACGCTCCAAAACCCGCCCGCCCCTCACCCTGGAAGAAACCCGCGCCAACGCCAAAAGCTATGTGGAGCAGGTGGGCAAAATCCTCATCACCGACGACCCCGCCCGCTTCGAGCTGCGCTACAACTCGGAGTGGCTGGAGAACCTGAGTTTTAAGGAGGTCATCAAGCTGGCCTCGCTCCTGACCGTGGCCCAGATGCTCGAGCGCGAAGACTTCAAAAAGCGCTATACCGAGGGCGTGCCCATCTCCATTCACGAGTTCCTCTACCCCTTTGCCCAGGGCTACGATTCGGTGCCCATCGCCTGCGATGTGGAGATGGGCGGCACCGACCAGAAGTTCAATCTGCTGGTCGGGCGCGAGGTGCAAGAAGCCTATGGTTTGGAGAAACAGGTAGCCTTTATCATGCCGCTCTTGGTGGGCGGCGACGGACAAAAAATGTCCAAGAGCTACGACAACTACATCGGCATCACCGAAGAGCCCAGCGAAATTTTCCGCAAGCTGATGAAAATTGAAGACCGGTATCTGCAAACCTACCTTGAATTGTGTACCGACCTGAACCCGGAGGAAATCAAAGCGCTGCTGGAACAAGGCGGCCCGGTAGGGGCCCACCGGGTGCTGGCGCGGCTGCTAACGGGAGCCTATGCAGCGCCCCGGATTCCTTCGCGCCTGGACAGGCCCCTGTACGAGTCGCTGGGCTACCGCTGGGAGGCTTTTGGCCAAGACCAGGGCGGCCAGAACCCCGTGGTGCAGCACGCCGAAGACCGCTACTACGAAATTGCCCACGGGGGCATCCCCGACGAGATGCCCGAGGTCTCTGTACCCCTCGATGATTTGCACGAGGGCAAAATTGCCGTGGCTAAACTTTTTACCCTGGCCGGCCTGACCGCTTCCAACGGCGAGGCCCGGCGTCTGATCGAGCAAAAGGGCCTGCGGCTCGAGGGTACGGTGCTGAGCGACCCCAAGATGGAAGTAGCCCTCACCCGGCCGCTGGTGCTCCAGCGCGGCAAAGACCGGTTTGTGCGGGTCAAGCCCGCCTAG
- a CDS encoding c-type cytochrome, whose product MILAYLLLALLFVLALAYALRPFFQSAQPFPASPRPEELRAELGVLKSLAQEAEGEERKRLLAQAVRLERQLAELGSENPAPRRLSPVTLGAVALSLVALGVGLWAYTVPRLPGETIITSRNEARELGNLERQAEQSGKAADWLAYANKAYDLQDFERAVQGYLKVIELEPRNANAVRRIGMLLFMSGRPEEGAQALELAVQAEPEVAEGWLFLGNAYFQLGRPAEAIRAWEGYLKAGGEARERVQNLIQTAKDQLNATSTGQQVYLSKCAACHGAQAQGGIGPRLQGNPIRKVPEAVREIVLKGRGQMPAVPLNEAELAALLQYLGGL is encoded by the coding sequence ATGATACTGGCCTACCTTCTTCTTGCACTGCTCTTTGTGTTGGCCCTGGCCTATGCCCTGCGGCCTTTCTTCCAATCGGCCCAACCCTTTCCCGCAAGCCCCCGCCCGGAGGAGCTCCGGGCCGAGCTGGGGGTGCTCAAATCGCTGGCCCAAGAAGCCGAGGGGGAGGAGCGCAAGCGCCTCTTAGCCCAGGCGGTGCGGCTCGAGCGCCAACTGGCTGAGTTGGGCTCAGAAAACCCCGCGCCTCGCCGCCTGAGCCCGGTCACGCTGGGGGCCGTAGCCCTGAGCCTGGTCGCCCTGGGGGTGGGGCTTTGGGCCTACACGGTGCCCCGGTTGCCCGGCGAGACCATCATTACCAGCCGCAACGAGGCCCGCGAACTGGGCAATCTAGAGCGCCAGGCCGAGCAGAGCGGCAAAGCCGCCGACTGGCTGGCCTACGCCAACAAGGCCTACGACCTGCAAGACTTTGAGCGGGCGGTGCAGGGCTACCTGAAGGTGATCGAGCTCGAGCCCCGCAATGCCAACGCCGTGCGGCGTATTGGCATGCTGCTCTTCATGAGCGGGCGGCCCGAGGAAGGAGCGCAGGCCCTCGAGCTCGCGGTGCAGGCCGAGCCCGAGGTGGCCGAGGGCTGGCTTTTTCTGGGCAACGCCTACTTCCAGCTAGGCCGGCCCGCCGAGGCCATCAGGGCCTGGGAGGGCTACCTGAAGGCCGGGGGCGAGGCCCGCGAGCGGGTGCAAAACCTCATCCAAACTGCGAAAGACCAGCTCAATGCCACTTCTACCGGTCAGCAGGTGTACTTGAGTAAGTGCGCGGCCTGTCACGGTGCCCAGGCCCAAGGCGGCATTGGCCCCCGCTTGCAGGGCAACCCCATCCGCAAGGTGCCGGAGGCGGTAAGGGAAATTGTCCTCAAAGGGCGGGGCCAGATGCCGGCGGTTCCTCTCAATGAGGCGGAGCTGGCGGCTTTGCTGCAATACCTGGGCGGTTTGTAG